GAAAAGATGGGGCTGggggtgtttccccccccccccccccccctctaatgcAACGTCGTGAATTCCTGCGCCGAAAGGTAAGTTGTTCATTCACAAAACGGAAACGTGCCCCAGAGAGGCATTTGTTcacttctgaattttttttttggttacctAGGCTGAACAAGTGGAACAGAAGAAGAAAAGGACCTTCAGGAAGTTCACCTACAGAGGTGTGGACCTGGATCAGCTTCTTGATATGTCCTAGTAAGTTGCATTCTAATAGTAGTTCCTTTATACGAGTGAATATTCTGCTTTCTtgccactttttttccccctgaggTTATTTAAAACTTCTGCGTGTTGGTGtttaatctgatttttttttggactaaATCAAAAAGCTTTCAACCATTCAGAGCTGTGAATAAGTGGGGTAGTTCGGCTGCCATCTTGTCCTGGTTTTGGCTTCATATAAAAGGGTCCCCTGTTGCAGTTATAATAGTAAATCTTTTGAATCCAATTTGTCCATGCCGATCACAAAATGCTTTTGgcccatatttttaaaatctcattcGCGAGGTATCTGGCCCATGAATATGAGCTGCCCAAATTCACCTGCATGATCAATTATGTCTTTGAAATAGAGGAGACCCACATGGAGACTGTACATGCTCCTTCAAGACAGCGCCATATTTGCTGCCATAAAAATGTATGGATTACTACACCAGCTGTACTGCCCGGCACCAATCTCAGAGCTGTGAATAAGTGGGGTAGTTCGGCTGCCATCTTGTCCTGGTTTTGGCTTCATATAAAAGGGTCCCCTGTTGCAGTTATAACAGTAAATCTTTTGAATCCAATTTGTCCATGCCGATCACAAAATGCTTTTGGcccatattttttaaatctcaTTCGCGAGGTATCTGGCCCATGAATATGAGCTGCCCAAATTCACCTGCATGATCAATTATGTCTTTGAAATAGAGGAGACCCACATGGAGACTGTACATGCTCCTTCAAGACAGCGCCATATTTCCTGCGTAACAATGTACGGATTACTACACCAGCTGTACTGCCCGGCACCAATTTAGCTGCTGAAACCTTCCTccctaaatatatttttaaaaaacatgtattaagtttaacaaaaaccctttacacaagatATAGTAATGATAAAtcaaattatatatgtatatttcaaTTGAAAATTAGCATAAtgataattattacataacttatttcattcaggacatcaaattctataaatcATATAATTAAGCAATTAAATCATAGCTTGTACTATATCCAAAAATAATGTTCAATACAAATAATATGCTTAAAATTCCCTTATATAAGATATGTTCTCTGATGTGATTATATTGTACTGTGATATGATCTGTAATTTGTAGTTTAATTATCTGTCGtattaataaaaaggaaaaaaatattcctACTAATCTGcaccctccctctaaacaaggttgtTTGTATATATGGTAAATATGAATTGAACAATGTCCCCCAGACACCAGAGGGAATCCCTGGAGCATCCACATCACTATTCCTCAGATTACAATAATCCATCAATgggtctttggcttggtttcgcagacgaagatttatggaggggtaaatgtccacatcagctgcaggctcgtttgtggctgacaagtccgatgcgggacaggcagacgcggttgcaggggaaaattggtgggttggggttggatgttgggtttttcctccatctcgagtacttcgatgttagggatgaagtcgctccaatgaatgttgaggatggagcggagacaacactggtggaagcgttctaggagccgtaggtgatgccccaCACCTTATCAAATTCACAttttgcatctttaatattagattttatttttttccaaattaaataAGACATGATATGTAACCATCGAATGTGAGTGGGTGAAACATTATCTTCCCACTTCATCATAAGTGCTTGTCCAGCTCTCAACAAAACAAAAGCTCTGGTTTGAGGACACAGATAAATCCtcttctggattaaaaaaaaatcaacggtcatggttctaatttagtcttaagaattattgataaagtttggaaaatctcCCAAAACATGAATCATTGAAGTTTCAAATTTTTTTGCACCTATCACATAATGGATCCATATGAGGATAAAAACTAGATAATTTAACTTAAGACATACATTctgtgcacaaaatgaagactcATCAAATGAAAGGTTGCCATTTAAATACCATTTGTGCCCATCTCTGCCACTTCATTTGGCAGTTTGCTCCACATACTCATCCAGCTGCTGAGTGGAAAAATTTGCCCCCttcaatctttcccctttcacttgaaGGAGATGTGATATAaataatgaaaattaaatatatcCAGAAATCTCCGGTTTAGTGTAACTATAACATAATTCAACATTTGGCTTTCAGTGAACAGTTGATGCAGTTGTATTGTGCTCGACAGCGAAGGCGTGTGAACAGAGGTCTGCGTCGTAAGCAGCAGTCCCTCCTGAAGAGGTTACGCAAAGCCAAAAAAGAAGCTCCACCAATGGAAAAACCAGAGGTTGTTAAGACACATCTTCGTGACATGGTTATCCTTCCGGAAATGgttggcagcatggttggtgtgtaCAACGGCAAAACCTTTAACCAGGTTGAAATCAAGGTATTGTGAATTTTCCATTTTAGCATTATTTTCCTTGTGTTCCATGCCAGAAAATTCTCTTGGTATGTTGGAGAGACAATGCCACAAGggattaaaaataataatgtaaTAGACCATTCAACTATGGTCTTTTTGTCATGTTATCCAATAAACATGCTTGGCTCAGGATAAGACCGGCTTGATAGGACTATCAAGTTACCATCATTTTGTTGAAACAAGAAAAGGGTGTAATTTaagcagaattaaattccatgGAAATTGGTCTAATTTCAAGGTACACTTTATCCTAATTTTGAACAGAAAACTGGTTGATTCTATATTAAATACTGGACTATTTCGTATGACAAAGGAGGCGATTCTTGGATTTGTTCTATTCTGATAAGATGAACGTTTATAAAACAGATGTTGCATTTGTTTAGGCCATGTAAATTGACTAACTTTGTGGTAAATTTATTATTGttacaaaattataaatgtttCAAGGGCTGCTTTGTAGCAAGAGCAGCCATTAGGAAGTGTTGCCTTTTAGTGTTGCCCacttaatattttaattgattaagTGTGGTGTCAAATAAGGCATAAAGTAATTTCAGCTGCTCCAGCCATTCTGTTGCCCTTCTGCTTCAGAATATTGTGATTCAGTTGAAACAGATAACTGGAATATTACATTAATGATTGACATGTAAAGGCTTCAACATGGCTGCATGCAAGTGCCAAATCAAGGCCatctgaaaattagaggaacacccCAATATTCTGTCTGAACACTGAACTGGTCCCTCCCCTGTCTATCCCATCGCTTCCtgttccccacctcccacccatatccaccgatGACCTCTTGGGTATGGGCCTGAGCACTTGTTGTTTTATTCAGGTGCCCCTAtcttttgttcatatcttgatgaaatgTCGGTTACGTATCTGCCATAAAGAACTCtgaaggacctgctgagtttctgtagcACTTGTATTCTTTACTGGAATATTTGGCATTTTGTAAATTCCATGGTGATTTGGGCTGTGCTAATCGCTACTGTGCAGGAgtacattaatttttctaaatgaTTATTTTGCATTAAGGTCATAAAATACCAAATTGTCAATAGAGTTAATATTTTGGGTGATTGACTTTTCATTAATTTGTCATAAGTGGATTTACCATATTTTCCTTTTGAATGATTTGTATTTGCTCTTCATTCAAAACATCAAGTTTGTatcattttgtgtatttttttaaaaaatgacagctGTTTTAAGGAGGTTATGATGTCTGCTATTTTCTCGAAAGGTTGGGCAATGATTCCAGTTATTGGAATAACGGTTTTGAATCGCAGTTTGTTCATTGCCATCTTGTTGATTGTTTGATCTGACTGCTGAGAATTGTTAGTCCAGTTGCATGTTTGAATGCTGTGCAGAAAGTTAATgtgtttaattctatttttttttcagttaatagctcttttttttccctctttcagCCTGAAATGATTGGCCATTATCTTGGTGAGTTCTCCATCACCTACAAACCTGTCAAGCATGGCAGACCTGGTATTGGGGCCACTCACTCCTCCAGATTCATTCCTCTGAAGTAGTGGTTGTAATGGAAATGTGTAAATAAAACTTATTCCAGATCATTTTGACTTGGAGACTTTTATTTTTCTATAACCTTTTCCATTTCCAGAATAAATATGCATTAGAATGGAGATTTTTGTTTGATTGTGTGAAGATTGTGGGTATGATGAGCATTTATTCTATTTTTAAATCCTCTTTTGAGTTCAAAGTTTGATTATTGTGTTCTGAAACCTCTCACTGGCCCAGTCAGGACGGATTTCTGATTTTTTCACACCATTTCTTCTGCACTTAACAGTTGTACAGAATTTGGCTTGAATCTGAAGTGGGTTGATTGAAGAATTGGTGAGATTGTATGAAAACATCCTACATTTGGTGGCAAGGTTTTCAAAATTTGTCATGAAGTATTCTACCTCAGCAATCCCACATTGCTAATTTATATAATCCTTTAATCAATAGAACTGAGGTATGGGTGTTTTGGGAGCAAACAACCAAATCTTGAGAGGAACCCATAATGTGTAGcaagaaaatgttgaaaatatttgtaaagtTGAGCTATGGATAAAATTCCATTATTTGACACCTCAGTTCATTACACAGCAGGAACCATTGTGTGGATTATTTGCATGCTGGCCTGACTGCTCCTGCACTCCTTCAATCCTCCCTGCAGGGAATACCATCACATCTTGGGAGACAGGAGACGACAGATGTtgaaatctgaagctaaacataatctggaggaacttggctggtTGTGCAGCATGAGTGGGGATAAAGAATAGTTGCCATTTTGGGCTGGGATCCTTCATTAGGATTGAGAATGTGGACAGGGAAAGAAAGCGTAAAAAGGGCGGGCCCCTGATGCACGGCAGACACGAGAGTATGGGCATGATGCATGAAAAATGGGTCAGGTGGAGAAAGACGCCCCGGGTTGAGAAGACAGGCTGCCAGTGTTGAAATCTGATGTACGACTCAAGTTCCACCCTGTATATTTACGATAATGATTCACTTTATTATTGTTGTGCCAGGAAGCCAGCCAATAAATACAATCAGCACTGACTGGAAGTTCAAAAATAGTGCTGTAAACATTACAATAACATGTGCAATCAACATCAGCACTTCTTCGGCAAACTTTAAAAAGTACTGATTTTACAATAAGGACACACCCATTCAGTGCTGTGATTCAGTGTTCAACATTgtcacagttaaaaaaaaaatgctgcttgAGCCCACCATCGTTGCCTTATTGGCCTCTTTCCTGAGGAGATTAGGCATGAAGTAGGGAAAATATACTGAATGGTTGCACCACAGCCTAGTTTTGGACTTTGAATGTCCAGAAATCCAGAAGGGAAGAAACCGCCAAGTCCATTGCAGGCTCTGATCTCCCATCTATTGAATTCATTTGGGATGTGCTTCTCAAGAAAGACCCCCACTTAATGCAACCTCTTACTGCTGCCTTCGGGTAAAAGGCACAGAAGCCAGAACAACACGTTGAAGGACAAGAACCGTTTCCAGCATTTTgcacttgaacctccccttgtaacTAGACTGTTCATCCTATGTCAAAGGATTGGAtgaatcaatttattgtcatggacgtcCCACGAAATTAATTGTGCATTCTATTATTCCGGTTACTGAATTTTGCATTAGAATAAATGATTCTTTTTTGGACATTGACTTAATTCTATTAAttgttcaattgtttttagttttgtaatttttatttacaaaacACCTGTTTGGATGCAGCAAATAAATAATTTTGGAGCATTTGTACAATGTTTACCATGGGAAGGGTTGCAGGATTCTTTGTGCATTTGTGTGAAGAACTGATAATGCCTTGGTAAAAAATATTCTAATAACTTCATTAGTACCCTATCATGTTCTTGTGCATCACTTCCCATTCCTACCAATTCTACTGGATCATTAAAATGCTTGGCCTTTGAAGATATCTGAATACTCATCTCTGCTGCGAATTGCTTTCTCCGAAAAATGAAACCAGCACAGAtacatgccattcagcccatctcgtCGCATCGACCTGCAGCCAAACCATCACCTTCCATACATCTCTCATTCATGCACCTATTCAaatttcttgcattgaaattgagtctgcattcaccatgtAAGATGCCAGTTAATTCCACACTCTCAAAACCCTCTGAATGaaattaaacatttcaccttttaccTATGTCTTGTGGTTCTAGCCTTACCCAACCTGTCTACATTCACCCCATCAATATCTCATTTTGCACAATTACTATTTTTAAACTTGATGTTGAAATGACCAGTTCTAGATATTTCTGTCAGAAGTTCTAGTAATCAAACCTGCTCCTTGAAATTAAGGAAAATCTGATAGTAGATTTTTCGTAGGCTTTGCAAAACAAAAAggatctggttacaaagtaaattagACATTGACACTGAAAATTGAAATGCTAAAACAGTATTCTAAATCAATGCAATAATTTCTAGTTTTCTAAATAAGCTCCTGGGTATCATCTTAGCTGCCAAATGCATAAGATTACCAGAAATGTTGATAGGTTTGAT
This genomic window from Narcine bancroftii isolate sNarBan1 chromosome 3, sNarBan1.hap1, whole genome shotgun sequence contains:
- the rps15 gene encoding small ribosomal subunit protein uS19, which translates into the protein MQRREFLRRKAEQVEQKKKRTFRKFTYRGVDLDQLLDMSYEQLMQLYCARQRRRVNRGLRRKQQSLLKRLRKAKKEAPPMEKPEVVKTHLRDMVILPEMVGSMVGVYNGKTFNQVEIKPEMIGHYLGEFSITYKPVKHGRPGIGATHSSRFIPLK